Proteins from a genomic interval of Salvelinus alpinus chromosome 7, SLU_Salpinus.1, whole genome shotgun sequence:
- the sesn4 gene encoding sestrin-3 produces MIICTKKMDYPLGTQCQRVQNQVMKVNAEKERASLRCMKALASRGCVDAVSQQMASHPQYLESFLRTQHYILHMDGPLPLQYRHYIAIMAAARHHCGYLVSLHSAHFLRVGGDPLWLQGLEAVPPRLQHLDQLNKVLAHQPWLTARSHIQALLKTGEQCWSLAELVQAVVLLAHCHSLCSFVFGSGTDTDPVPLPRAPNGTPPGYCLCDAANGNVSVPQPLTSPSEHTTRRRSLDSSCEMVCLKERIQKSQEEKERRGEHLLHTQTLQHTDVEDEEEITYSADPSRFITDPEFGYQEFARREEDHFQVFRVQDYSWEDHGFSLVNRLYSDIGHLLDDRFRSVTALPSSHGPDLKRATWNYIHCMLGIRYDDYDYGEVNQLLEKELKLYIKSVACYPDATKTPLCPLPWAPLKPSERIHVNLLIMEARLQAELLYALRAITQYMIA; encoded by the exons ATGATCATCTGTACGAAAAAAATGGATTACCCCCTCGGAACCCAATGTCAGCGTGTCCAGAACCAG GTGATGAAGGTGAACGCCGAGAAGGAGCGGGCATCGCTGCGGTGCATGAAGGCTCTGGCCAGCAGGGGGTGTGTGGACGCCGTGTCCCAGCAGATGGCCTCTCACCCCCAGTACCTGGAGAGCTTCCTCCGTACCCAGCACTACATCCTCCACATGGACGGCCCCCTGCCCCTGCAGTACCGTCACTACATTGCCATCATG gCTGCAGCACGGCATCACTGTGGCTACCTGGTGTCTCTGCACTCTGCCCATTTCCTCAGGGTGGGGGGCGACCCGCTGTGGCTACAGGGGCTGGAGGCCGTTCCTCCTCGCCTACAACACCTTGACCAACTCAACAAGGTTCTTGCCCACCAACCCTGGCTCACCGCCCGCTCACACATACAG GCGTTGCTGAAGACGGGAGAGCAGTGCTGGTCTCTGGCTGAGCTGGTTCAGGCTGTAGTGCTCCTGGCCCACTGCCACTCCCTCTGTAGCTTTGTTTTTGGCTCGGGCACTGACACCGACCCCGTCCCCCTTCCCAGAGCCCCCAACGGCACTCCCCCGGGCTACTGCCTCTGTGACGCTGCCAACGGCAACGTTAGCGTGCCGCAGCCTCTCACCTCGCCCTCAGAACACACAACACGACGACGG TCTCTGGACTCCAGTTGTGAGATGGTGTGTTTGAAAGAGAGGATCCAGAAATcccaggaggagaaagagaggaggggggagcatCTTTTACACACCCAGACACTGCAGCACACAG AtgtggaagatgaggaggagattACCTACTCTGCAGACCCCTCTCGTTTCATAACAGACCCTGAGTTTGGCTACCAGGAGTTTGCCCGTAGAGAGGAAGACCACTTCCAAGTGTTCCGGGTGCAG GACTACTCCTGGGAGGACCACGGCTTCTCCCTGGTCAACCGGCTGTACTCGGACATCGGGCACCTGTTGGACGACCGTTTCCGCAGTGTCACGGCCCTCCCCTCGTCCCACGGGCCTGACCTGAAGAGAGCCACCTGGAACTACATCCATTGCATGTTGGGGATTAG gtacgACGATTATGACTATGGGGAGGTAAACCAGTTGCTGGAGAAGGAGCTGAAGCTTTATATCAAGTCTGTGGCCTGCTATCCTGACGCCACCAAGACCCCGCTGTGTCCCCTGCCCTGGGCACCACTCAAACCTTCTGAGAGG atcCATGTGAACTTGCTTATAATGGAGGCTCGGTTACAGGCTGAGCTTCTGTATGCTCTGAGAGCCATCACCCAGTATATGATAGCTTAG